A stretch of the Rhizobium sp. CCGE531 genome encodes the following:
- a CDS encoding ABC transporter ATP-binding protein codes for MAEPSSQALCVEDLHKSFGSHEVLKGVSTTARQGDVIAIIGSSGSGKSTFLRCINLLEMPDRGRIVVNGEEIALRQARHGRAQPKSWRQIERIRRGLGMVFQSFNLWAHMTVLENAIEAPVHVLGIPRREAIEKAHALLNKVGLYDKRDAYPAFLSGGQQQRAAIARALCIDPAVMLFDEPTSALDPELVGEVLKVIRDLAEEGRTMLLVTHEMRFARDVSSHVLFLHQGRIEEEGAPEQVFDAPLSARCREFTGMLSP; via the coding sequence ATGGCAGAGCCGTCCTCCCAGGCACTTTGTGTGGAAGATCTTCACAAAAGCTTTGGTTCACACGAAGTCCTCAAGGGCGTTTCAACCACGGCCAGGCAAGGGGATGTCATTGCCATCATCGGCTCGTCCGGTTCCGGCAAGAGCACGTTTCTGCGATGCATAAACCTGCTCGAAATGCCCGACCGCGGACGCATCGTCGTCAATGGCGAGGAAATCGCCCTGAGGCAGGCACGTCATGGACGAGCCCAGCCGAAAAGCTGGCGACAGATCGAGCGGATCCGCAGGGGCCTCGGCATGGTATTCCAGAGCTTCAATCTCTGGGCTCACATGACCGTCCTCGAAAACGCCATCGAGGCTCCGGTGCATGTTCTGGGCATCCCTCGCCGCGAGGCGATCGAAAAGGCGCATGCGCTTCTCAATAAAGTCGGGCTTTACGACAAGCGCGATGCCTATCCGGCCTTTCTCTCCGGAGGTCAGCAGCAAAGGGCAGCGATCGCCCGCGCACTTTGCATCGACCCGGCGGTGATGCTCTTCGACGAGCCGACATCCGCGCTCGATCCGGAACTGGTGGGTGAAGTGCTCAAGGTCATCCGCGATCTCGCGGAAGAGGGTCGAACCATGCTGCTGGTGACCCACGAGATGCGTTTCGCCCGCGACGTCTCGAGCCACGTTCTTTTCCTCCACCAGGGACGGATCGAGGAAGAGGGCGCGCCGGAGCAGGTCTTCGATGCGCCGCTCAGCGCCCGGTGCCGCGAATTCACCGGCATGCTTTCCCCCTGA
- a CDS encoding Lrp/AsnC family transcriptional regulator has product MENLDRFDRDILDIVQRNCQLTAEAIADEVGLSTSAVQRRLKRLREDGVIKAEIAVVDRKATGTAMVFIVGMEIERDNYDALAKFRLWAEKQDHIQQVYYVTGAVDLIAIVTARDVEHYDDIAALIMAENPQIRRMHTNVVLRDVKLGLLVPLANGGEADR; this is encoded by the coding sequence ATGGAAAATCTGGATCGCTTTGATCGCGATATTCTCGATATCGTCCAACGCAATTGTCAGCTCACCGCCGAAGCAATCGCCGACGAGGTTGGCCTTTCGACCTCTGCCGTGCAGCGGCGCCTGAAGCGTCTTCGTGAAGACGGGGTCATCAAAGCGGAAATCGCGGTCGTAGACCGCAAGGCGACCGGAACCGCTATGGTCTTCATCGTCGGTATGGAGATCGAGCGGGACAATTACGATGCGCTCGCCAAGTTCCGCCTTTGGGCGGAGAAGCAGGATCACATCCAGCAGGTCTATTATGTCACCGGCGCAGTCGACCTCATTGCGATCGTCACTGCCCGCGATGTCGAGCATTACGACGACATCGCCGCCTTGATCATGGCGGAGAATCCCCAGATCCGGCGTATGCATACGAATGTGGTGTTGCGGGACGTGAAGCTCGGATTACTCGTTCCGCTGGCAAATGGCGGCGAGGCCGACCGATAA
- a CDS encoding GntR family transcriptional regulator, which translates to MKGNAVYKGAYNRCLSYLEELRIGQTLPSNSELAARLAVSRTTVRSVLSSLAKAGVLRQDAAGHSLQRKPEPDDYFPETQTISAAAAVERRFMEWILQGDFRAGQLLNSAELARQFGTSTTTIREYLTHFQHFGLIERRPNSAWVFLGITPNFAEEIYEVREMFELRSARHLIQLPVGDRCWKELQAIEAEHLALLSDIDRRYREFPALDERLHRVVHDASKNRYITEFYNVVSAIFHYTYQWNIGDEKQRNIRALTQHLDYIAALRSRDATAVEKSLLTHLSSARATLMHSIQLGPFKIQP; encoded by the coding sequence ATGAAGGGGAATGCAGTCTACAAGGGCGCGTACAACCGTTGCCTGTCTTATCTCGAAGAGCTTCGGATAGGACAAACGCTGCCTTCGAATTCGGAACTCGCCGCAAGGCTGGCGGTCAGCCGCACGACGGTGCGTTCCGTCTTGTCATCCCTCGCGAAGGCCGGCGTGCTACGGCAGGACGCCGCGGGTCACTCTTTGCAGCGCAAGCCAGAACCCGATGATTATTTCCCCGAAACACAGACCATTTCGGCGGCGGCCGCCGTCGAGCGCCGTTTCATGGAATGGATACTGCAGGGAGATTTTCGTGCCGGACAGCTTCTAAACAGCGCCGAACTCGCACGCCAGTTCGGCACATCGACCACGACCATCCGCGAATATCTAACGCATTTCCAGCATTTCGGTCTGATAGAACGCCGCCCCAACAGCGCTTGGGTGTTTCTCGGCATCACGCCGAATTTTGCCGAGGAAATATATGAAGTGCGCGAAATGTTCGAACTGCGCTCGGCAAGACATCTGATCCAACTGCCGGTTGGCGACCGGTGCTGGAAGGAGCTGCAAGCGATCGAGGCAGAGCATCTGGCGCTGCTGTCGGATATCGACCGCCGTTACCGCGAGTTCCCGGCACTCGATGAGCGTCTGCATCGCGTCGTGCATGATGCGTCCAAAAACAGATACATCACCGAATTCTACAATGTCGTTTCAGCTATTTTCCACTATACCTACCAGTGGAACATCGGCGACGAAAAGCAGCGCAACATCAGAGCACTTACGCAGCATCTCGATTATATAGCGGCCCTTCGCAGCCGCGATGCGACCGCGGTGGAGAAAAGTTTGCTCACTCATCTAAGCTCCGCCCGCGCAACGCTAATGCACTCCATCCAATTGGGGCCGTTCAAAATTCAGCCATAG
- a CDS encoding mannitol dehydrogenase family protein, whose amino-acid sequence MSGHIIQFGTSRFLQAHVAFFVHEAAEAGQPVGPISVVQVSGDSSRSGRVAAFGRPEGYPVFIRGMAGGETIDRTVQVKSVDCGLSAANDWAEITRLFVEDADFVVSNTGDTGYRTAPGEDGFSDSHPPKSFPAKLAFLLCRRWQASARPLVVLPCELVTGNGQLLKKAVVESARQNDVPAEFFQWLDRDVAFADTLVDRIVSEPIEPVGAVAEPYALWAIRQAPGVRLPCLHEQIVLTPNLEPYERLKLHILNLGHTFLAEIWQTEGHASDQTVRGILADPNVMGRLEALYAREVVPGFALKGMGDEAGPYVAATLDRFRNPFLDHRIADIAQHHAQKVERRIAAFLDWVGKPPAEFEAAILREIASRYPASGEAA is encoded by the coding sequence GTGAGCGGCCACATCATCCAGTTCGGGACCAGTCGCTTCCTGCAGGCGCATGTGGCGTTTTTCGTCCACGAGGCAGCCGAAGCCGGTCAGCCCGTCGGCCCCATTTCCGTCGTTCAGGTATCCGGAGACAGCAGCCGTAGCGGCCGCGTCGCGGCATTCGGCCGGCCCGAAGGCTATCCCGTCTTCATTCGCGGCATGGCTGGCGGCGAAACGATCGACCGCACGGTGCAGGTGAAAAGCGTCGATTGCGGCTTATCCGCGGCAAATGATTGGGCCGAGATCACCAGGCTTTTCGTGGAAGACGCGGATTTCGTCGTCTCCAACACCGGCGATACCGGCTATAGGACGGCCCCGGGCGAAGACGGCTTTTCCGATAGCCATCCCCCGAAGTCGTTCCCGGCGAAACTCGCATTCCTGCTCTGTCGCCGCTGGCAGGCGTCCGCGCGTCCGCTCGTGGTGCTGCCCTGCGAACTGGTGACCGGCAACGGCCAGCTTCTCAAGAAGGCCGTCGTCGAAAGTGCACGCCAGAACGATGTGCCGGCGGAATTCTTCCAATGGCTCGACCGCGACGTCGCCTTCGCCGACACGCTCGTCGACAGGATCGTCTCCGAACCCATCGAGCCGGTCGGCGCCGTTGCCGAACCCTATGCGCTCTGGGCAATCCGGCAAGCGCCAGGCGTTCGGCTGCCGTGCTTGCACGAACAGATCGTGCTTACGCCCAATCTCGAACCCTATGAACGGCTGAAGCTGCACATCCTCAACCTCGGGCACACCTTTCTCGCGGAGATCTGGCAGACGGAAGGCCATGCGAGCGACCAGACGGTGCGCGGCATCCTCGCCGATCCGAATGTCATGGGAAGGCTCGAAGCGCTCTACGCGCGCGAGGTCGTTCCCGGCTTCGCCTTGAAGGGCATGGGCGATGAAGCCGGACCCTACGTGGCAGCCACGCTCGACCGCTTCCGCAACCCCTTCCTCGATCACCGCATCGCCGACATCGCCCAGCACCATGCCCAGAAGGTGGAACGCCGTATCGCCGCCTTCCTGGACTGGGTCGGCAAGCCGCCCGCGGAATTCGAGGCTGCGATCCTGAGGGAAATCGCCTCGCGCTACCCGGCATCCGGAGAGGCGGCATGA
- a CDS encoding amino acid ABC transporter permease, protein MNYQFDFASLLPYWKEFALGVWLTLQLSVVSTVIGFVLGTLCAIGRADGGPWIRGVIATYVEVIRNTPLLVQVFLVYFGIATLGVHVSANLAAVIALVVNVGAYTCEIVRAGLQSIHKAQLEAAECLGLSRGQTYWHVIIRPAIERVYPALTSQYVLLMLASSITSQISAEELTAVANRIQSDTFRSFETYIVVGVLYLFLSFVVRIALWLLSLAIFVRRRKLGTAL, encoded by the coding sequence ATGAACTATCAATTCGACTTCGCCTCCCTCCTTCCCTATTGGAAGGAGTTCGCGCTCGGCGTCTGGCTGACGCTCCAGCTCTCCGTCGTCTCCACCGTCATCGGCTTCGTCCTCGGTACGCTCTGCGCGATCGGGCGCGCCGACGGCGGCCCCTGGATCCGCGGCGTGATTGCCACTTATGTTGAGGTGATCCGCAACACGCCGCTGCTGGTGCAGGTGTTTCTCGTCTACTTCGGCATCGCCACGCTTGGTGTCCATGTCTCGGCGAACCTGGCGGCCGTCATCGCGCTCGTCGTCAATGTCGGCGCCTATACCTGCGAAATCGTCCGCGCCGGGCTGCAATCCATCCACAAGGCGCAACTCGAAGCGGCGGAATGTCTTGGCCTGTCACGCGGACAGACCTATTGGCACGTGATCATCCGCCCCGCCATCGAGCGCGTCTATCCGGCGCTGACCAGCCAATATGTGCTTTTGATGCTGGCCTCCTCGATCACCTCGCAGATCTCGGCCGAGGAACTGACCGCCGTCGCCAACCGTATCCAGTCGGACACGTTCCGCAGCTTCGAGACCTACATCGTGGTCGGCGTTCTCTACCTCTTCCTATCCTTCGTCGTGCGTATCGCCCTCTGGCTGCTGAGCCTTGCGATCTTCGTGCGCCGACGCAAGCTCGGCACGGCACTTTAA
- a CDS encoding amino acid ABC transporter permease gives MTTFGFVHLEFLGWAALWTIGLSAMAFVGGGFLGLLVALARISSVGTLRTLASGYIQLVQGTPLLVLLFLIYFGIAILGFDQVPAIVAAAAGLTIYSSGFLGEIWRGCIESVPKTQWEAAECLALSRWQRMIRVILPQALRIATPPTVGFLVQIIKNTSLASVVGFVELSQAGKLINNSIFEPFTVFIVVAVFYFAMCFPLSLWSRNLERKLNVINR, from the coding sequence ATGACAACATTCGGCTTCGTTCATCTGGAATTCCTGGGCTGGGCAGCGCTTTGGACTATCGGGCTTTCGGCGATGGCTTTTGTCGGCGGCGGTTTTCTCGGCCTCCTCGTCGCGCTGGCGCGCATCAGCAGCGTCGGCACGTTGCGGACACTGGCCTCGGGCTATATCCAGCTCGTCCAGGGCACGCCGCTACTTGTGCTCCTGTTCCTCATCTATTTCGGCATCGCCATCCTCGGCTTCGACCAGGTTCCGGCAATCGTCGCCGCGGCGGCTGGCCTCACCATCTATTCCTCCGGCTTTCTCGGCGAGATCTGGCGCGGCTGCATCGAATCGGTGCCGAAAACCCAATGGGAAGCAGCCGAATGCCTGGCGCTGTCGCGCTGGCAGCGCATGATCAGGGTCATCCTGCCGCAGGCGCTGCGCATTGCGACGCCGCCGACCGTCGGTTTCCTGGTGCAGATCATCAAGAACACCTCGCTGGCCTCCGTCGTCGGCTTCGTTGAACTGTCGCAGGCCGGCAAGCTCATCAACAATTCGATCTTCGAACCCTTCACCGTCTTCATCGTGGTGGCAGTATTCTACTTCGCCATGTGCTTTCCGCTCTCTCTGTGGAGCCGCAATCTCGAGAGGAAGCTCAATGTCATCAATCGTTAA
- a CDS encoding amino acid ABC transporter ATP-binding protein has translation MSSIVKLANVHKAFGAVKVLNGVSFEVGRGEVAAVIGQSGSGKSTALRCINALETIESGTIEVCDHAVHAPKLNKNALRRDVGIVFQSYNLFPHLTAEQNIMLAPTCVKKLGKAAARDLAREVLSRVGLEAKAEHYPEQLSGGQQQRVAIARSLAMKPKLMLFDEVTSALDPQLTGEVLKVMEDLARGGMTMILVTHEMAFARKVASKVVYMHQGQVWETGPGAMLDNPQTRELREFVGSGL, from the coding sequence ATGTCATCAATCGTTAAGCTCGCGAATGTTCACAAAGCCTTCGGTGCCGTCAAGGTTTTGAACGGTGTGTCGTTCGAGGTCGGGCGCGGCGAGGTTGCCGCGGTTATTGGTCAGTCCGGCTCGGGCAAGTCGACGGCGCTGCGCTGCATCAACGCGCTTGAGACCATCGAAAGCGGCACGATCGAGGTCTGCGACCATGCGGTCCACGCCCCCAAGCTCAACAAAAACGCGCTGCGCCGCGACGTAGGCATCGTCTTCCAGAGCTACAACCTGTTCCCGCATCTGACCGCAGAGCAGAACATCATGCTCGCGCCGACCTGCGTGAAGAAGCTCGGGAAGGCCGCCGCCCGCGACCTGGCGCGAGAGGTGCTGAGCCGTGTCGGGCTCGAAGCCAAGGCCGAGCATTATCCCGAACAGCTTTCTGGCGGTCAGCAGCAGCGCGTGGCGATTGCCCGTTCATTGGCGATGAAGCCCAAGCTGATGCTGTTCGACGAGGTGACATCCGCTCTCGATCCGCAACTGACCGGCGAGGTGCTGAAAGTCATGGAGGATCTCGCCCGTGGCGGGATGACGATGATCCTCGTGACGCATGAAATGGCCTTCGCCCGCAAGGTGGCGTCGAAGGTCGTCTACATGCATCAGGGCCAGGTCTGGGAAACCGGGCCGGGCGCTATGCTGGACAATCCGCAGACCAGGGAATTGCGCGAATTCGTCGGCAGTGGGCTTTGA
- a CDS encoding transporter substrate-binding domain-containing protein: MEKMKRRTFLAGVTGALAGATLLGVNLGQALANTLETIKTRKKLLIAVDLGSPPFGMSDAAMQPTGSDVETAKLLAADLGFPLEIVSVTSPNRVPFLLTSKADIVMASFSVNEERKKVIDFTDAYGVIQIVVAAPKSTDIKSLQDLVGQRIGTTRGSTNDKETTNQAKDAEMVRYDDDATLITALVSGQANVMASSPQIMAAVNQRRTNDPLEVKLVLKTNPYAIGLRKGDDALKATLNEWIAKNLANGKLSAIYQKYNGVALPAEMPKT; the protein is encoded by the coding sequence GTGGAGAAGATGAAACGTAGAACTTTCCTTGCTGGCGTAACCGGCGCGCTCGCCGGCGCAACGCTCCTCGGCGTCAATCTGGGCCAGGCGCTTGCCAATACGCTGGAGACCATCAAGACGCGGAAGAAGCTTCTGATCGCGGTCGATCTCGGTTCGCCGCCATTCGGCATGAGCGATGCGGCGATGCAGCCTACCGGCTCGGATGTCGAGACCGCCAAACTGCTTGCCGCCGATCTCGGTTTCCCCCTGGAGATCGTTTCCGTCACCAGTCCGAACCGCGTCCCATTCCTCCTGACCAGCAAGGCCGACATCGTCATGGCCTCCTTCAGCGTCAACGAGGAGCGCAAGAAGGTCATCGACTTCACCGACGCCTACGGCGTCATCCAGATTGTCGTGGCCGCACCGAAGAGTACCGACATCAAGAGCCTTCAGGATCTCGTTGGTCAGCGGATCGGCACCACACGCGGCTCGACCAACGACAAGGAAACGACCAATCAGGCGAAGGATGCCGAAATGGTGCGTTACGACGATGACGCGACGCTGATCACCGCTCTTGTTTCCGGCCAGGCCAACGTCATGGCGTCCTCGCCGCAGATCATGGCCGCCGTTAACCAGCGTCGGACGAACGATCCGCTCGAGGTCAAGCTGGTGCTCAAGACCAATCCCTATGCCATCGGCCTGCGCAAGGGCGACGATGCGCTGAAGGCGACGTTGAACGAGTGGATCGCCAAGAATCTTGCCAACGGCAAGCTCAGCGCGATCTATCAGAAGTATAATGGCGTAGCACTTCCGGCCGAGATGCCGAAGACGTAA
- a CDS encoding zinc-binding alcohol dehydrogenase family protein, which produces MKALICNEPGRLSLIERDVPVPAEGEVLVRIRRVGICGTDFHIFQGKHPFLEYPRVMGHELSGTIEDAAGSTRLKKGDNVYIVPYLSCGQCVACRRGVTNACQNIAVLGVHRDGGMSEYLCVPEQNVISAGKASLDEAAMIEFLAIGAHGVKRGGIQASDRVLVVGSGPIGMSTIIFAKARGADVTVMDVREDRLAFTIDALGADRILLANDAAEAEAKRLTDGDFFDVVIDATGNAGAMQRGFGFVAHAGRYVLVSVVRQDITFSDPEFHKRETTLFASRNAQADDFAEVVRQMEAGRVPTAALNTHRGALSDAPGLFTEWLRPEAGVIKAILEV; this is translated from the coding sequence ATGAAAGCATTGATCTGCAACGAACCAGGCCGGCTGTCACTGATCGAGCGCGACGTGCCCGTCCCCGCCGAAGGCGAGGTCCTGGTGCGCATCCGCCGCGTCGGCATCTGCGGAACCGATTTCCATATTTTCCAGGGCAAGCATCCCTTCCTCGAATATCCGCGCGTCATGGGTCATGAACTCTCGGGGACGATCGAGGATGCGGCGGGATCGACGCGGCTGAAGAAGGGCGACAATGTCTATATCGTGCCTTATCTATCCTGCGGACAATGCGTCGCCTGCCGTCGCGGCGTGACGAATGCCTGCCAGAACATCGCCGTGCTTGGCGTGCATCGCGACGGCGGCATGTCGGAATATCTCTGCGTTCCCGAACAGAATGTGATCTCGGCCGGAAAGGCTTCGCTCGACGAAGCCGCGATGATCGAGTTCCTGGCGATCGGCGCCCATGGCGTCAAGCGCGGCGGCATCCAGGCATCCGATCGCGTCCTCGTGGTCGGCTCCGGGCCGATCGGCATGTCCACCATCATCTTCGCAAAGGCGCGTGGCGCCGATGTCACCGTCATGGACGTGCGCGAAGACCGTCTCGCCTTCACCATCGACGCGCTCGGCGCCGACCGGATACTGCTCGCCAACGATGCGGCCGAAGCCGAGGCCAAGCGCCTGACGGACGGCGATTTCTTCGATGTCGTCATCGACGCGACGGGCAATGCCGGCGCCATGCAGCGCGGCTTTGGCTTCGTCGCCCATGCCGGACGCTATGTGCTGGTCAGCGTCGTGCGCCAGGACATCACCTTCTCCGATCCGGAATTCCACAAGCGCGAAACCACCCTTTTCGCCAGCCGCAATGCGCAGGCGGACGATTTTGCCGAAGTCGTGAGGCAGATGGAGGCGGGTCGCGTGCCGACGGCCGCTCTCAACACCCATCGCGGCGCGCTTTCCGACGCTCCGGGCCTCTTCACCGAATGGCTGCGACCCGAAGCCGGCGTCATCAAAGCCATTCTGGAGGTGTGA
- a CDS encoding altronate dehydratase family protein gives MAAPRTLRLHDADNVVIAIDSLARGKVIDGGITVTAAIPRGHKVAVQPIASGEPIRKFGQIIGFAKSGIQPGDWVHEHNVAIHDFERDYAFASEARADGGLLPGESPATFEGFRRADGRVGTRNYIGILSSVNCSATVVDFIADEIARSGILADYPNVDGVVPFTHGTGCGMGSQGEEYDLLARTQWGYASHPNFSAILLIGLGCEVFQIPRLKKTYGIAEGDHFQSLTIQEVGGTRRSVMMGVDKIREMLPLANRSVRETVPASELMVALQCGGSDGYSGLTANPALGAAVDILVRHGGTAILSETPEIYGAEHLLTRRAESPEVGRKIVDLIDWWRDYAARTGGELNNNPSPGNKAGGLTTILEKSLGAVAKGGSSTLRGVYRYAERVDRKGFVYMDTPGYDPVAATGQVAGGANVLCFTTGRGSAYGCKPTPSLKLATNSDLFNRMEEDMDINCGDIIDGVSIEEKGREIFQSILETASGKRSKSELLGYGRNEFVPWQLGATM, from the coding sequence ATGGCCGCGCCGCGCACGCTTCGCCTTCATGACGCCGACAATGTCGTCATCGCCATCGACAGCCTTGCCCGAGGCAAGGTGATCGACGGCGGCATTACCGTCACGGCAGCCATCCCGCGCGGGCACAAGGTCGCCGTCCAGCCGATCGCAAGCGGCGAGCCGATCCGCAAGTTCGGGCAGATCATCGGCTTTGCCAAAAGCGGCATCCAGCCCGGCGACTGGGTGCACGAACACAATGTCGCCATCCACGATTTCGAACGCGACTATGCCTTCGCTTCCGAGGCAAGGGCGGACGGCGGGCTTCTGCCCGGCGAGAGCCCCGCGACGTTCGAGGGATTCCGGCGCGCCGACGGCCGTGTCGGCACGCGCAATTATATCGGCATCCTCAGTTCCGTGAACTGTTCGGCAACCGTCGTCGACTTCATTGCCGACGAGATCGCGCGTTCCGGCATCCTCGCCGATTATCCCAATGTCGACGGCGTCGTGCCCTTCACCCACGGGACCGGCTGCGGTATGGGCAGCCAGGGCGAGGAATACGATCTTCTGGCGAGAACCCAATGGGGCTATGCCAGCCATCCGAATTTCTCGGCGATCCTGCTGATCGGGCTCGGCTGCGAGGTGTTTCAGATCCCGCGCCTGAAAAAGACTTATGGCATTGCCGAGGGCGATCATTTCCAGAGCCTGACGATCCAGGAGGTCGGCGGCACCCGCAGATCGGTCATGATGGGCGTCGACAAGATCCGCGAGATGCTGCCGCTTGCCAACAGGTCGGTGCGCGAGACGGTTCCGGCCTCGGAGCTGATGGTCGCCCTGCAATGCGGCGGCTCCGACGGCTATTCCGGCCTGACGGCCAATCCGGCGCTGGGGGCCGCCGTCGATATTCTCGTGCGCCATGGCGGCACGGCGATCCTGTCGGAGACGCCGGAGATCTACGGCGCGGAACATCTCCTCACCCGGCGGGCGGAAAGCCCCGAGGTCGGCCGGAAGATCGTCGACCTGATCGACTGGTGGCGGGATTATGCGGCGCGCACCGGCGGCGAACTGAACAACAATCCCTCGCCCGGCAACAAGGCCGGTGGCCTGACCACCATCCTGGAAAAATCCCTCGGCGCGGTCGCCAAGGGCGGCAGCTCTACATTGCGGGGCGTCTATCGCTACGCCGAGCGCGTTGACCGCAAGGGCTTCGTCTACATGGACACGCCCGGCTACGATCCCGTCGCCGCCACCGGCCAAGTTGCGGGGGGTGCCAACGTGCTCTGTTTCACGACAGGCCGGGGCTCGGCCTATGGCTGCAAGCCGACCCCATCCCTCAAGCTCGCCACCAATTCCGATCTGTTCAACCGGATGGAAGAGGATATGGATATCAATTGCGGCGATATCATCGACGGCGTGTCCATCGAGGAAAAAGGCCGCGAGATCTTCCAGTCCATCCTGGAAACAGCCTCGGGCAAACGCTCGAAATCCGAATTGCTCGGATATGGACGCAATGAGTTCGTACCCTGGCAGCTCGGCGCGACGATGTAG
- a CDS encoding ABC transporter ATP-binding protein codes for MSIKADNIIWKIGRKTILDGVSFEAPAGKMLGLLGPNGSGKTSLLRLLAGLKKPNSGRITLEGRELDKMPRRAIARRVAFVEQHSTTNANLQVIDVVKLGRFPHRSMFSGWTPADDETVESALERAGMKDKRNDRWQSLSGGEKQRTHIARALAQAPKELILDEPTNHLDIQHQISLMRLVSGLPITSIIALHDLNHAAMFCDQLIIMQRGRIVATGAPEDVLTEDLLRDVFAVEARVEISPHHARPHIHYLR; via the coding sequence ATGAGCATCAAGGCTGACAACATCATCTGGAAAATCGGCAGGAAGACCATACTCGATGGCGTCTCCTTCGAAGCGCCCGCGGGAAAAATGCTCGGCCTGCTCGGGCCGAACGGCTCGGGAAAGACGTCGCTCCTGCGTCTGCTGGCCGGATTGAAAAAGCCGAATTCCGGCCGCATCACGCTTGAAGGGCGCGAACTTGACAAGATGCCTCGGCGCGCGATCGCACGGCGCGTGGCCTTTGTCGAGCAGCACAGCACGACCAATGCCAATCTCCAGGTCATCGACGTCGTAAAGCTCGGCCGATTTCCGCATCGGTCGATGTTTTCAGGCTGGACGCCGGCCGATGACGAAACCGTGGAAAGCGCCCTGGAGCGCGCCGGGATGAAGGACAAGCGTAACGACCGTTGGCAGAGCCTTTCGGGCGGGGAAAAGCAGCGCACCCACATTGCCCGCGCCCTGGCACAGGCCCCGAAGGAACTGATCCTCGACGAGCCGACCAACCATCTCGACATCCAGCATCAGATCAGCCTGATGCGACTGGTCTCCGGCCTGCCGATCACCAGCATCATCGCCCTTCACGATCTCAACCACGCCGCCATGTTCTGCGACCAGCTGATCATCATGCAGCGCGGCCGGATCGTGGCCACCGGCGCCCCGGAAGATGTCCTGACCGAAGACCTCCTGCGGGACGTCTTTGCCGTGGAAGCCCGGGTCGAGATCTCGCCTCATCACGCGCGGCCGCATATCCACTATCTGCGATAG
- a CDS encoding iron chelate uptake ABC transporter family permease subunit, translating to MIDAYRNLQQLAVFGLLLLASLAAIGVIIGVSVGIGDLPIPLSTTFYAITNRLGWTGVELNRIHETVIWDYRLSRALVAAFCGAGLALSGAIMQSLLRNPLAEPYVLGISAGASSGAVAVVILGVGAGAVSLSAGAFAGAFAAFFFVALLSNGARGGTDRTILAGVAASQLFNAATSYIVTTSGNAQQARDVMFWLLGSFGGVRWPEFMLVSIVVGFGLAACLLYARVLDAFAFGDEAASSLGVNVGRARMGLFALTAMMTATIVSMVGSIGFVGLVVPHTARFVVGPLHIRLLPACAVIGAMFMVLADIASRALIPQQVLPIGVVTALVGVPFFAIILYRFQRAS from the coding sequence GTGATCGACGCCTACCGCAATCTCCAGCAACTGGCCGTCTTCGGCCTGTTGCTGTTGGCTTCCCTTGCAGCGATCGGCGTGATCATCGGTGTCAGCGTCGGCATCGGCGACCTGCCGATCCCGCTGTCGACGACCTTCTACGCCATCACCAACAGGCTCGGCTGGACCGGCGTCGAACTCAACCGTATCCACGAAACGGTCATCTGGGACTATCGCCTCAGCCGGGCATTGGTGGCGGCTTTCTGCGGCGCGGGGCTGGCGCTGTCGGGGGCAATCATGCAGTCGCTCCTTCGAAATCCCCTCGCCGAACCCTATGTGCTCGGCATCTCGGCGGGCGCCTCGAGCGGTGCCGTGGCAGTCGTCATCCTGGGCGTCGGCGCCGGTGCGGTTTCGCTGTCGGCCGGTGCCTTTGCCGGCGCATTCGCGGCGTTTTTCTTCGTCGCTCTCCTTTCCAACGGCGCGCGGGGCGGCACCGATCGCACGATCCTTGCCGGCGTTGCCGCCTCTCAGCTGTTCAACGCCGCGACGTCCTATATCGTGACGACCTCGGGAAACGCGCAGCAGGCACGGGATGTGATGTTCTGGCTGCTCGGCAGTTTCGGCGGCGTCCGCTGGCCGGAATTCATGCTGGTATCGATTGTTGTCGGCTTCGGGCTCGCCGCCTGTCTGCTTTACGCCCGCGTCCTGGATGCCTTCGCCTTTGGCGACGAGGCAGCCTCCTCTCTTGGCGTCAATGTCGGGCGAGCGCGGATGGGGCTCTTTGCGCTGACCGCGATGATGACCGCGACCATCGTCAGCATGGTCGGCTCGATCGGCTTTGTCGGCCTCGTCGTCCCGCATACGGCACGCTTCGTCGTCGGGCCGCTTCACATCCGGCTGCTGCCGGCTTGCGCCGTCATCGGAGCGATGTTCATGGTGCTGGCGGATATCGCCTCACGCGCCCTCATCCCACAGCAGGTCCTGCCGATCGGAGTGGTCACGGCACTTGTCGGCGTCCCTTTCTTTGCGATCATTCTCTACCGGTTCCAGCGCGCGTCATGA